A section of the Lampris incognitus isolate fLamInc1 chromosome 8, fLamInc1.hap2, whole genome shotgun sequence genome encodes:
- the LOC130116568 gene encoding putative gustatory receptor clone PTE03, producing the protein MENYTYNSFTLQLEGLKVTDDSMYPVFFLLFFSYLSIMFSNVGIVVLIYMKQTLHQPMYLLFCNLPLNDIIGNSIMVPRMLSDILSPPSQRLISYYECVVQAFTTHMFGTTSHTVLMIMAYDRYVAICNPLHYSTIMNNKMMIKLTASAWGVALVLVAVLLGLTVRLNRCRTLILNPFCDNASLFKLSCESVLINNIYGVTFTVVLYITSIGGVVLTYTKITTVCLTSKNKTLNRKALKTCSTHLFVYLIMTLSGMLIISLHRFPQHSEYRKLSSLLFHIVPGILNPIIYGVQSAEIRKFLSNAFQTRKVLPFF; encoded by the coding sequence ATGGAGAACTACACCTATAACAGTTTCACACTCCAGCTGGAGGGGTTAAAGGTAACAGATGATTCTATGTACCCAGTGTTTTTCCTCTTGTTTTTTTCCTACCTCTCTATCATGTTTTCCAATGTAGGAATTGTTGTCTTGATTTACATGAAGCAGACTCTTCACCAGCCTATGTATCTGCTTTTTTGCAATCTTCCCCTCAATGACATAATTGGAAACTCCATCATGGTGCCACGGATGTTGTCAGACATCTTATCACCACCTTCTCAACGCCTCATCAGCTACTATGAATGTGTAGTTCAAGCTTTCACCACACACATGTTCGGCACCACATCTCACACAGTGCTCATGATTATGGCTTATGACAGGTATGTGGCCATCTGCAACCCCTTACACTACTCCACCATCATGAATAACAAAATGATGATTAAGCTGACTGCATCTGCTTGGGGTGTGGCCTTAGTTTTGGTGGCTGTTCTCCTCGGCCTGACCGTAAGACTGAATCGATGCAGGACTCTAATCCTAAATCCTTTCTGTGACAATGCCTCATTGTTTAAGCTCTCCTGCGAGAGTGTTCTCATTAATAACATCTATGGCGTGACCTTTACTGTGGTTCTTTACATCACCTCTATAGGTGGTGTGGTCCTCACTTATACCAAGATCACAACAGTCTGCCTAACCAGTAAGAACAAGACTTTGAACAGGAAAGCCTTGAAAACCTGTAGCACTCACCTGTTTGTTTATCTGATCATGACTTTAAGTGGAATGTTGATCATTTCTCTGCATCGTTTCCCACAGCACTCAGAATATCGAaaactctcttctcttctttttcacATAGTCCCTGGCATCCTCAACCCCATCATTTATGGGGTGCAGTCTGCAGAGATACGTAAATTCTTATCAAATGCATTCCAGACTAGAAAGGTTTTGCCATTTTTTTGA